ctgtttacacctggtattaagatgcgttttgatCGATCAAATCACAAGCGGACGAGGCAGACACAttctggtgttttaatccgtctcttttgtccactttcaaccacttctgacCTAATTTTGTTTGAGAGGAGGGTTTATGGGCgggtaaatatgttttttttttttttttcagatttttcgatctaatggacaaaataagctcacgcaatttacatatgaactcATTTGGAAACGATGGAAAAACACGGATAACAGCAGCTtatgtttctgctctgacagctgcGAGACATCAGCGAACACTGTGAGtgcgtgttagaaatcaggaatggtgagagaacactGTGCTTGGTAcctttttcatcttcaaaccaaacttgggtctgcagctgacaaagtttaaatcctgttTGGCTAGCACGCTTCCCATGATGTTGATGCATTAGGTCAACCGGCGAAGAGAAGGTGGTGTTTTGTAGctattcgaccacatgagcgtttacaCTACAAAAGCAATCCGGTTGAATGTGTTGTTGAGAGTGGATAAGCTCAAAGCATTTTacaccccgtttacacctgtatttatcATCATCCAATTGACCAAAACACAtattaataccaggtgtaaacagggccttaaaAATAACGGTCCCAAAAGAGGGTTTACGAatccaaagaaaaaaacattttgggtttcccaaagaacctttcagtgaccaaataaccatttttttcttagtgtgaagaacattttaataatatgaaGTAGGGCTTCACGATTAgtcaaaataaaaccaaaaccGTGATATGACATCATCAAATCGCAAAGGCTGCTCTGCGTGTTTGAGAGTGATTCTGCGAACAGGATCAGAGCATCTCAGTTCATAGGAAATGAGGTTTCAAAATAAAGAGgtccatcaaaataaaatgtagctgtttgagcataaacaactcTGCGATGCTCAGAGTTCAGTGCAAATGGAGATATCTCCCTTTatagaattctctgtttaaggactacaacaaaaaGCTGgaagggactacaacgagcttcttccaggttagtgacatcacaaaccccaaaatttacataaaccccgcccccgagaacatgcaacaaagcgggtgaggccatgttgggctgctatagagaagaggaagagttgttgtagtagagtgttgttatcatgcgtcattttacgccggactgattcacaaacgagggtcaattcaacgctggatttgcacaaaagatgaacatgacagcacatgctagtggatgagttgaatcaactccacagcaactacataaatttatccactaaccattcagaaacgtccagttgcattctaaaagttgtaacttcttcctgagtctctccatcagtgtcgactccggcttgaacaatgtaaggctgaacaccgttactgacaatcctcattttggctgcgtgagattctccagctttgttgttgttgagcaaccgaagcgcgagctgttaaagctccgccctcttctggaaagtggccgggagcagcagctcatttgcatttacagggacacacacaaaaacggcgtgtttttgctcacacccaaataggggcaaatttgacaatcattaataaatgatctgtgaagtattttgagctgaaacttcagacacattctgaggacaccagagacttatattacatcttgtaaaaatggcattataggtccctcttaatactgattttttttattttttattttagagtgTTTTACAGTagtaatatttttctttttttatttagtagtgTTCATATTtttagcaataataataaaaataataataattattattattttatagctACACatttttggccaaattgtgaagccctacaaacaagcacagcaatcctgaaaaagtttttttttatttattttttttatcgcaaTCAGAAAAATCcagattttttaatttattttattttactctaATCGTGTACCTCTTGTCTAATGAACCTTTTCTGCAATGGAAATTTTCCATGGATGTtgaaggttcttcatggaagcAAAGATGACAATAAACCAATTTTTTAAGATTGTATAGAAGAATATGGGTGAAACATTGAACACTTTCGACTGTTAAACAGGATGTTGGTGGGTGTGTGTGTCatagtagtgtgtgtgtgtctctgtgtgttaAAGCTGCTTGAGTGTTTTTCAGTGCAGTAGTCGGCCGTAAAGGGAATCGGCCTGTGCAGGTGTTGGTGTTTCTTAGTGTGATGCTATTGAACCGTGACCTGAACTGCTTCCTCATATGGGCAGGATTCTTTCACCCTACACCATGAGCAAAgcaaacatttattagtttatcaTTACAGACTGTTTATAAAGGCAAGCAAATGATTACGATTGATTGTTATCAACAAAACACACTCTTGCTTTCAGGTCACTCCCTCATATATGTACACATGTTTGCGCTTCCTTCCTTTTCGTGCTCTGTTTCCGTCCGTCCACGTTTCTTGATTCTCTGGGGTTCATTCCCTTAtgccttttttgtgtgtgaaaggTGTATGTTGCTGAAAAAAGGGGCCAGGGTGAGAGGTGCAAAATATGCTAATGTGTTACTTCCTCACTGTCAACAGTCTTGGGTTATTATTGAGACAAAGATTATGAGGCATCAGAGACAAAGATTGGGTCTGATATGGAACTGTTTGAAGTTTTTAACTTTGACTTGAAAGACAGTTCAAAGTGCTAAAAGTGAAATAGTGAATGATAATTTGTTTTATCTGACATGTCAGGGTTGCCAAGTCTGCATGACAAAAACAGTCCAATGCAGatatacactgccattcaaaagttagCGGTACgtgagatttttaaaaatatttttgaaagaagtctctaatTATGCATATCAacgctgcatttatttgcatttataaaaccgtaatattgtgaaatatttttacactttaaaataagtttcctttttaatgtaattttattcctgtgatgctgAATTTGGTGCATAAGTAATATTTCTtctttgtattaatattattattgtcattaatGTTCAAAATGGTTGTTGAACAGCATTAATCTGAACtagaaatattttgaaaaaaatgctttactgttacttttgatcaacttaatgcaaccttgctgaataaaagattactgaaaattactgaccccaaactgaataaatgaataactaTTTGAAAAGAATATCTATTTTTCAAactgtattatattataatgttgtgattccTATATTcagcatttaaaacaattgaTTTGAGTTTTTAGCTTTTTAATCTTAATTTATTTGTACAAAATAATATATCAGCTTATCTGTCTTTGGCCataacattttcaaatgttaaaatatcAGCTTATCAGTATCAAATCATTCATCATATCAGTATCATTCATTGTATATGTTGTTTAATGTATTAGTAGGTAACATGTACATGCTTGAACCCTTTTTTCTGGCATCAGTTGTTAGTTATTAGGATAGAACTTGggcaaatgtaaataataattcaggacaccgttttcaactaaaaaaccttcatttggccattcatttacacaacaaaggCATTTTAGgtgcctgaaaatgcaaacttttaaaaagtgtttcaaagtgcaagtttttgaaaacaatacaatatttttttttttttttataacgtCAATTTGTGAAAATAGTGACATCATGCACATTCGACATCAAGTgccatcgccaactactggcctgatGTGAATAAtgcagcatttttagtcattttcgcgGATCCACATGAATGGAGATTTTGACGACAACGTCGTGGaaaaaacatttccatttttagtacatcattgttgtgtaaacatacccataaaaacataacatttataagtgatacaaatacatattaatgtacttttttcattaaagtccccctgtagtaaataattttatcccttaaaactcatccttgatcaccaaaatgacatagtGAAACATTTATTTCCTTAAATTTCTTATTGCCTCAAAATAActtgaggcaagggtgtagagttacattcatcTAGTATATGCGGTtctattaatatgcaaattatcctcactcacaccagctcagagatccactagTTGACGATCACACGTTGACGTTactggttacaaggtagtttgtgacataAGAAACACCTGCGAtttcaaaccgtgtttttgaaactgtctttagatcactgcagttttaaatactcagcaatggtgttgactgatgaatttgcacatggtttgtcttgaAGCACATTAAAAACGCCACATAGACTTTTAAACCACAATCAACCTGATTTTCAGcgcagggggactttaaatgaatctaatTCGTGCTGTTTAAATCCACCAAAAcctcacaacaacaacaaatctaTCGGTGACAGATTTTAAATGTAGCCCAATTCTTGGCAACTCTTGGTCCCCAAAAGGATATATTTTTGTGCTGCTTGGATGAGGGCGTTTTGTATGCACGTCGTATTTGCGCTTTCATTTTGACTCATCCAATGAAAAATCAGTTAACCCACAAACCATCAGACAGGAGTGTGTGTGCTTATGTGTGGGTGTAAAACAGTGACACAGAGATTTTGGAGACAGCAGTTCAGTTTATTGAATTAGTTTAGACAATGTATCAatagtgttatttttatttcctcCAGCCGTCTCTTTGCTCTTCATTTCAAATGTCcctttattctctctctctccctctgttCCCTAGAGAGAGAAGATTCTGCCTGCTGCTCGTTAGCGCTCTCAGCCAATCTGCATTTTTAATTAGCGGTTATTGCTTCTGCTTAATATGCAATTGCTACCCTGGGCCAAATGGGAATCCTTACAAAAAGAGTGAGGggaaagaatgaaagaaagggagaggagagagagagagagggagagacagGCTGGGTATTGTGTTTCACTCCAAGACCCTGAGACAAAAGCCCCTCCACCCCTCCTCGCACCCTCCACCCGAGGGAGAGATTTGGAGGCAGAAGGGGTGTTGTTCAGAGGGGGCGAAGGTGCAGTCACAGGGGTGAtgatttttctgttgtttttcatGACCTGTGCAGCTATTTCTTTTTGTTCTTAAATTAAACCCGTTTCTTTCGTCTTTCCCTTGTTTTAACCTCCGTCCCTGAGGCTCAGGGATCTGCTTCTTTCTTTTGACTCTCGTTCTTCTCTAGGCACAGAGTACGAAAGAAGAGAATaggagaggctctttttaatcttcttcttctttgcccccccccccccccccttcccAATAAAATGCAGAAGGATTTTGACTTGAGGAGATGTAAAAGAGGCTTATAGCACTCTGCTTTGAACCCTTTGTAAGAGAAtggaaaaaatgaaatgaattttcCTCAGTTTTGGGATCCTCTTTGCAGACAAGCCCCATTTATCAAGGAGGCTGAGTCAggactcatttgcataaaaccTTCGTTTGCCCCGTTCCGCTAATTAGCAATTTACAGCTTAATTGGCGAGCGGCTCTCTGAAATAGAGACAAAGCTAACCATGTTTAAAAATACCTCCAGAGCTGCTGAAGGAGCCCATCCGTGCTCATTTGCTTCTGTCTCAATCTTTCTCTCCGCAGTCATCCGGCTCTCCTGTGAGCACACCTTTAATCAGGCGAGCCTTTCTGCTCCGGTCTGACTCAACAGCGGCGCTATTACCAGCTCATTATTGCTCTGACACCTGCAGGGGTTTGTGACATGCagcttttcttaaaaaaaatgccTGAAAAATTAGACAAATGAGGAAATCGTGTTCTTGAGAGGTGATGCAGTAGGTCAGGAGGATGAGTTTTGGGCTGTGTTTACTGCAGCATAATACTTGGATTATTTTAGTAGGGTGATTAGCACTAAAACGTGACCAGGTCACATTTCACTCTAAAATCATAAGGAAAAATTCTCTttctttataatttttataggaCTGGCACAAAATCTGATTAAAACTACTATATAAACTAAAGCATATAATCTCTAAGATGATATCAAAGCATGCAAAGTATGTAGGTCATGTGAAAACATTGTAGctgaatgaaacatttattgttgCATTCAACATACTGTtaaatttaatgtaatgttctgCATTATACATTGTGGCCTGTGCTATATGCCGTGAGAAGTATGTTAGCATTCTTTTCTGAACAGCCATGGACTGAACCTGCCCTGTTTTCACAAGTATTTGTGGTTTTACCTGTTTTGCTCTGTTTTCTGTAAATGACCAAGTTCGCCTGCAACCTTTTCTTTCTGCGGTTTCATTTTCATGTCGTCATGACAGACGTCTTTCCAGTCCACTAAGCATATTTTGTTAGATATATACAGGGTTATATAGCATGAGAAAGGCTcagtttgtttgcatttttagtATGGACATTCACAAAACCTAGAAATGAAGATTCAGTCAATGGGACCTCATCAGTTAGAGATATAAGCATGATATGGACCATTTGCTATTATTCTTTCCTGAATGtactgatatttaaaaaaaaaaaaaatggcatctGTTAGTGTGATTTGAGCAGTGTTGGGGTATTGCATTacagttacataatcagattactttttccaagtaactagtaaagtaacgcattacttttaaatttacaacaaaatatttttcaaataagtagttactttttgaaataagtaacgcaagttactctcctgtccccatgctGAGAAAAATCAAGAGTAAGTGCAGAGGCATTGTGTGTGAACCTTATTGTAcgtctagactaaatgtgaacatgcgtttactcatctcactttaAGTCTGTGAAATGTgaactcagaatattatgcaaagtacaataattaaatgttaaataacacaaaatatactttatgtatttaatctcactttattaaccaatgtctttgctgctgaccttctaTGATCAAATTCAACCATACGAATAAGCATAAATGACTTTagttaaacatcacatttgtgttacctttttttgttttgtttttattgctggAGTAAGAGTGTTAAACATTCTTCTTCGTcctgttcttctttaatccagaatggcagcacagctgaaaggtttgtttgagctgcgccctctactgtacaggcgtgaatttgcatttccttcagcctgaggcttattcatttcatttttagtttgaaagggccttaacaattgacaaaaatataactttttttattaaaaaatacaagtAAACCCAACctaggtgagaaaaagtaatgtactgcattactttttataaaaagtaactaagtaataatgcaattagttacttttttagggagtaacgcaatattgtaaccCATTACTTTTAAAGGGAACTTTCCCTAACACTGGTTTTGACTGATTTGTATTGAATAAATGTAGTTTTTAGGTGTTTGtttgattaataaattaattttctctctctctcttcctttcCAAAACAGAAGAGCCCTCCATTTTCACCTGCCAGGTGTGTCAGTGTATGTTCTCCAGCGCATGGACTCTCCTCCAGCATGCTCAGAACACACATTCTCTCAGCATCTACCAGGTGGAGGATGACACCATCATGCAGACATCAAAACCACCGGCCACGATGGATCCACGTCACCTGGGTGCCGCACTGGCCTCTGCGTTCCAGCCGTCCTCCCAGAGATCAGCCCGCCCTCACAAGCCTCCCCACAGCTCCACCCCTGCACCGCGGGACATGCAGGGCCTGAACTTTTCCATGTGTTTACAGCGCCTGGCGGAGGTCAGCTGCAGCAACGGCGGAGTGGTACCTTCCCCATCCCCATCTCCACCAGCCGCTTCGCCTTTTCCCCACTCCACTTCATCACTTCACACAGCCTTCTCCTGCCAGCTGTGCGGCCAAGGCTTTCAGTCTCTGCGCAGCCTGTCCGCACACCGCCGCACTCACGCCTGCGATAGGCCCTACCACTGTGGTCTGTGCCAGCTCACGTTCTCCCAGAGCGGCGAACTTGCACGACACATGAGAAGCCACCGTCGTGCTGGACAGGAAACATCTGATCCCAGCCTTGCCAGTGCGGATGAGGACAGAAAGCTTTCTGGACAGGGAGATAATGATATTTCCGGTGGTCATGGAGCCAGCTTGGAAGCTGGAAAGCATCCAGGAGGTACCAGCCTGATCTTGATATCTTCTCAGTCCAGGGCTGCGGATCGAAATCTGCTGCGGTACTACCAGCCTCTGAGAGAAGCGGAAGAAGAGGGTCAAGGTGATCCTCAACATCCCTCTCCCTACGGCAGCCCTTCAGAGGGCTCTCTGGAGAGCGGAGATACAGGTGGAAGTGGCGAGAGTGGGATTGCCAGCGGGAACTGCACACCAAAGCGCCCCGAACGGGAAGATCGTCCTCAAGGCGAATGGGAGCAAGAGGTGGAGGCAGTGGAGATAGTCCAGGACTGGCAGCAGGAGAACGAAAGGAGGCAGGTCACCAGCGGAGGGGgcaagaagaaaaaagaagaggCTTGCGAATTCTGCGGAAAGTGTTTCCGTAACAGCAGCAACCTTACGGTCCACCGGCGCAGCCACACGGGTGAAAGGCCGTACCGCTGCGGACTCTGCAGCTACGCCTGCGCACAGAGTAGCAAGCTCACACGCCACATGAAAACACATGGTGCCCGTGGGACACGTGCCCCCTTTCAGTGtcagctttgctctgtcccatTCACCGTCTATGCCACGCTGGAGAAACACCTCAAGAAGGTCCATGGACTCACTCACGCCAGTGCCGGCGCCTACAGCCAGGGCTTGCTTGCCGATTACAATGGCCTCAACATCAAAATGGAGGATGACTCCATAGGAGATAAATCAGGAGCTCCCATCACAGAATCTAATGTGGAGCTCAAAGAGGAGGACGCTGAAATGAGGGTCAGTAATGATGAGCCCCCTTCCTCTGAAGAAACAGGCAGTACTGCGGCTCTGGGTGAAACCGCAGTATAAAAATAGCAGCACTTCTGAACATGACATACTCATGACCAAAACCACCAAACGTGACGATCTTCTGCCCACGACTCAGTATGCGCATCTTATCAAAAAACCAAGAAGACCTTACCCGCCTTGACCTCAGTCACTCAAGGGAGTGATGCTGGCACTGACCGAGACTTGATAAATTCTCATATCAGTACAAGTGCCTACTGTTAAATCCTGACATGCAATATTGAAAGACTTCTGAACTCTTAGGCCCAATCACCGTTGTCAAGGCACATGGAACCCAGAACATTACGTTTTGACTAGTAGAGTATATGGAGATTGTTACAAATCATTTGAGCCTTTTGTTGAGCCCAAAAGACAATCGGACAGTAGGCAATCTGTCAATGTGATTTTGCAATTCTGAAGTGGACACCTTGGGTTTACACTGTTGTGGCACTCCACCACAGAGCCTTAAAGGTTCATGGTTCATAAAAATCTGTGTGTGACAAAAAAGGGAATGGTCTACATCAGGGATGTCCAATCCTGCTCTTGGTGGGCTAGTGTCCTGCAGAGTCTGGCTCCaatttaaaagggttagttcacccaaaaattaaatttgtcattaattactcaccctcatgttgttccaaactcgcaagactttcgttcatcttcagagcacacgttaagatatttttgatgaaatctgagtttgttttgtttttaatctcccatagaaagcagcGAAATTACCATATTCAAGGTgaagaaaagtagtaaagacatcattaaaatactcaacatgactacagtggttcaactttaatgttatgaagcaaggagaataatttttgtgcgcaaattcaaaacaaaaataatgactttattcaatgtAACTACGAGGAaatagttaaataaagttgttatttttgtttttgcgcacaaaaagtattcttgtcacttcataacatttaaggttgaaccactgtagtcacatgaactattttaacgatgtcttaaTTACCATTATTaaaaggtccagaaaggtattaatgttgctttctatgggggataaaaaaaaacttggatttcattaaaaatatcttaatttgtgttcagaagatgaatg
The nucleotide sequence above comes from Chanodichthys erythropterus isolate Z2021 chromosome 7, ASM2448905v1, whole genome shotgun sequence. Encoded proteins:
- the znf296 gene encoding zinc finger protein 296; translation: MSRRKLGSRPQHLSAMQDAPDSSVIPGVSLLSPERMPQPEDGGRDLLTCGQCGQAFPLAHILTFIQHKQGGCSTARAHPQGHTPPSPANRTLQCGQGTQVEAGYVELRRMTDRRWKEEPGVRVEANRAEEPSIFTCQVCQCMFSSAWTLLQHAQNTHSLSIYQVEDDTIMQTSKPPATMDPRHLGAALASAFQPSSQRSARPHKPPHSSTPAPRDMQGLNFSMCLQRLAEVSCSNGGVVPSPSPSPPAASPFPHSTSSLHTAFSCQLCGQGFQSLRSLSAHRRTHACDRPYHCGLCQLTFSQSGELARHMRSHRRAGQETSDPSLASADEDRKLSGQGDNDISGGHGASLEAGKHPGGTSLILISSQSRAADRNLLRYYQPLREAEEEGQGDPQHPSPYGSPSEGSLESGDTGGSGESGIASGNCTPKRPEREDRPQGEWEQEVEAVEIVQDWQQENERRQVTSGGGKKKKEEACEFCGKCFRNSSNLTVHRRSHTGERPYRCGLCSYACAQSSKLTRHMKTHGARGTRAPFQCQLCSVPFTVYATLEKHLKKVHGLTHASAGAYSQGLLADYNGLNIKMEDDSIGDKSGAPITESNVELKEEDAEMRVSNDEPPSSEETGSTAALGETAV